The Pectobacterium parmentieri genome segment TTATCGTGTGGGGCTTTTTTTCAGCTTGCGGGGTCTTCATCGCATCGGATCTCGTTGTCTTGACATAAAAATTTCACTCTGCAAGAAGAGTGGCACGATTGCCCTACAATGCCAAGCCACGTCCTTGTCTCTTGGTGCGCTTTTGCGTAACGCATTCCAGAGCATCTCCTCTTTAATGCGCACGCAAACGTTTTCGTTTATACTGCGGCCATTTTTCACAACCCGATCAGGTATAAGGTTATGTTAACGATTGGAACCGCCCTGCGTGCGGATGCCACACGAGTGATGCTGCTTGGCTCCGGTGAATTAGGCAAAGAAGTGGCGATTGAGTGTCAGCGCCTGGGAATCGAAGTGATTGCGGTCGATCGCTATGCCGATGCCCCTGCGATGCAGATTGCACATCGTAGTCACGTCATCAATATGTTGGATGGCGACGCATTAAAAGCGTTGGTTGAAGCCGAACGCCCTGATTATATCGTGCCGGAAATTGAAGCCATCGCTACCGACATGCTGGTGGCGCTGGAAAAACAGGGTCACCACGTTGTCCCTTGTGCTGAAGCGACACGCCTGACGATGAACCGTGAAGGCATCCGTCGTCTGGCTGCCGAAACACTCGGCGTTCCGACATCCACCTACCGTTTTGCCGACAGCGAAGAGCGCTTTTATCAGGCAGTAGAGGCAATTGGCTATCCCTGCATTGTTAAGCCGGTCATGAGTTCATCCGGCAAAGGGCAAAGCCTGATTCGCTCCGCAGAGCAGTTAGAGCAGGCATGGAGCTATGCCCAACAGGGTGGCCGTGCAGGCGGCGGGCGCGTCATCGTTGAAGGGTTGGTTAATTTTGATTTTGA includes the following:
- the purT gene encoding formate-dependent phosphoribosylglycinamide formyltransferase, which translates into the protein MLTIGTALRADATRVMLLGSGELGKEVAIECQRLGIEVIAVDRYADAPAMQIAHRSHVINMLDGDALKALVEAERPDYIVPEIEAIATDMLVALEKQGHHVVPCAEATRLTMNREGIRRLAAETLGVPTSTYRFADSEERFYQAVEAIGYPCIVKPVMSSSGKGQSLIRSAEQLEQAWSYAQQGGRAGGGRVIVEGLVNFDFEITLLTIHAVDGIHFCAPIGHRQEDGDYRESWQPQQMSELALDRAQKMASDVVKALGGYGLFGVELFVCGDEVIFSEVSPRPHDTGMVTMISQDLSEFALHVRAFLGLPIGVVRQYGASASAVILPELESDNVCYQGLESTLLPHTQIRLFGKPDISGKRRMGVALASATTTDDAVEIAKRVAAGVKVSG